The following are from one region of the Thermoanaerobaculia bacterium genome:
- a CDS encoding multiheme c-type cytochrome yields the protein MKKLLRDGSHLLRVAALFGAGIAAFFVMRGLLVPSDFGRYGHYRAGALADNQKRAVSYAGKPACLDCHSDVADAQKGSLHATVRCEACHGPLASHADNPDVKPAKLAPERLCLTCHRSIAGRPAKFPQIDPDEHAGGVECTSCHQPHHPEQQEEKKS from the coding sequence ATGAAAAAACTCCTTCGCGACGGCAGCCATCTCCTGCGAGTTGCGGCGCTCTTCGGTGCGGGGATCGCGGCGTTCTTCGTGATGCGCGGGCTGCTCGTGCCGTCCGACTTCGGCCGATACGGCCACTACCGGGCCGGCGCTCTCGCCGACAACCAGAAGAGGGCCGTCTCCTACGCCGGAAAGCCCGCCTGCCTCGACTGCCACAGCGACGTCGCCGACGCGCAGAAGGGGAGCCTGCACGCGACGGTCCGCTGCGAGGCGTGCCACGGCCCGCTCGCGAGCCACGCCGACAATCCCGACGTGAAACCGGCGAAGCTCGCCCCGGAGCGCCTTTGCCTGACCTGCCACCGCTCGATCGCGGGACGGCCGGCGAAGTTCCCCCAGATCGATCCCGATGAGCACGCGGGGGGCGTCGAGTGCACGTCATGCCACCAGCCGCATCACCCGGAGCAGCAGGAGGAGAAGAAGTCATGA
- a CDS encoding PRC-barrel domain-containing protein, producing MTAASPLRLASVADLIGRPACDGGGEPLGRVEDLVVDLDADRLAYALLSFGGFVRADRLFAMPVRLLSVDAGDTVTVRVDRTMLKNAPAIAPGGRAILADRRWGLKVYSYFGYTPYWE from the coding sequence ATGACCGCCGCATCCCCGCTGCGCCTGGCCTCGGTCGCCGATCTCATCGGCAGACCCGCGTGCGACGGCGGCGGCGAGCCCCTCGGGCGCGTCGAGGACCTCGTCGTGGATCTCGATGCCGACCGGCTCGCCTACGCGCTCCTTTCGTTCGGCGGCTTCGTTCGGGCCGACCGACTCTTCGCGATGCCGGTGCGCCTGCTCTCCGTCGACGCCGGCGACACGGTCACCGTGCGCGTCGATCGCACGATGCTGAAGAACGCGCCGGCGATCGCACCGGGCGGACGGGCGATCCTCGCGGACCGAAGGTGGGGGCTGAAGGTGTACTCGTATTTCGGCTACACGCCCTACTGGGAGTAG
- a CDS encoding 4Fe-4S dicluster domain-containing protein, translated as MTLDRRELFATAGKYLIVTAATAKVIETFLAGATPEPAAYAVADHWWAMILDIEKCIGCGNCVRACKAENNVPLEAEYFRTWVERYHVRGEDMEHPDVDSPNGGYDGFPDKYAKNDGARTFFVPKLCNHCAHSPCVQVCPVGATFVSPDGVVLVDKSYCLGCRYCVQACPYGCRYIDPRTHTVDKCNLCYHRITKGLLPACVENCPTGARMIGDLKNPKDPIHAFLRDHKVQVLKPQMATGSKAFYNGLDGSVR; from the coding sequence ATGACCCTGGATCGCCGCGAGCTCTTCGCCACGGCCGGGAAGTACCTGATCGTCACCGCCGCGACGGCGAAAGTGATCGAAACCTTCCTCGCGGGCGCCACGCCCGAGCCGGCGGCCTACGCCGTCGCCGACCACTGGTGGGCGATGATCCTCGACATCGAGAAATGCATCGGGTGCGGCAACTGCGTGCGCGCCTGCAAGGCCGAGAACAACGTGCCGCTCGAGGCGGAATACTTCCGGACCTGGGTCGAGCGCTACCACGTGCGCGGCGAGGACATGGAGCACCCCGACGTCGATTCCCCGAACGGCGGATACGACGGCTTCCCCGACAAGTACGCCAAAAACGACGGCGCGCGGACCTTCTTCGTGCCGAAACTCTGCAACCACTGCGCTCACTCCCCCTGCGTCCAGGTGTGTCCCGTCGGCGCGACGTTCGTGAGCCCCGACGGCGTCGTCCTCGTCGACAAGTCGTACTGCCTCGGGTGCCGCTACTGCGTGCAGGCCTGCCCGTACGGCTGCCGGTACATCGACCCGCGGACCCACACCGTGGACAAGTGCAATCTCTGCTATCACCGGATCACGAAGGGACTGCTCCCCGCGTGCGTCGAGAACTGCCCGACGGGCGCGCGGATGATCGGCGACCTGAAGAACCCGAAGGACCCGATCCACGCGTTCCTGCGCGACCACAAGGTGCAGGTTCTCAAACCCCAGATGGCGACCGGCTCGAAGGCGTTTTACAACGGCCTCGACGGCTCGGTCCGGTAG
- the nrfD gene encoding NrfD/PsrC family molybdoenzyme membrane anchor subunit, whose product MDTSALVHAVEGYMYPNEVDLQWSVLIVLYPFITGLVAGAFILASLERVFNVAAVKPTYRLALLTALAFLLVAPLPLQLHLGHPERSIEMYLTPHTSSAMAMFGFVYLWYLMAVLVLEIWLDYRKDIVLTARASRGWKRTLYRVLALGSDNISEGALAIDDRVGRFITIIGIPSAFLLHGYVGFIFGSVKANPWWSTPLMPIVFLFSAIVSGIALVLLVYMAISFLKGREIDMPCVDTIARYFFYAFLIDFSLEMLDLIHRIYEADESFKSLDFMVHTRLYVSQIVVQIGLGTLVPLALLALTQLVRLSEPARKTFYSIAGSLALVGIFAMRWNVVIGGQLFSKSFLGYTTYKMAFATREGLLPAIALLVLPFVILAGLIVLLPPWAEEKKAAEAPEAAA is encoded by the coding sequence ATGGACACGTCCGCGCTCGTGCACGCCGTCGAAGGCTACATGTATCCGAACGAGGTGGATCTCCAGTGGAGCGTCCTCATCGTTCTCTATCCGTTCATCACCGGGCTCGTTGCCGGCGCGTTCATCCTCGCCTCGCTCGAGAGGGTCTTCAACGTCGCCGCGGTCAAGCCGACGTACCGGCTGGCGCTCCTGACGGCGCTCGCGTTCCTCCTCGTCGCGCCGCTTCCGCTCCAGCTCCACCTGGGGCACCCCGAGCGGTCGATCGAGATGTACCTCACCCCGCACACCTCCTCCGCGATGGCGATGTTCGGATTCGTCTACCTCTGGTATCTCATGGCCGTTCTCGTCCTCGAGATCTGGCTCGATTACCGGAAGGACATCGTGCTGACGGCGCGCGCGAGCCGCGGATGGAAGAGGACGCTCTACCGGGTCCTCGCGCTCGGATCCGACAACATTTCCGAAGGCGCCCTCGCGATCGACGACCGGGTGGGCCGGTTCATCACGATCATCGGCATTCCTTCCGCGTTCCTCCTCCACGGCTACGTCGGCTTCATCTTCGGCTCCGTGAAGGCGAATCCCTGGTGGTCGACGCCGCTGATGCCCATCGTCTTCCTGTTCTCGGCCATCGTCTCCGGGATCGCCCTCGTCCTGCTCGTGTATATGGCGATCAGCTTCCTCAAAGGCCGGGAGATCGACATGCCCTGCGTGGACACGATCGCGCGCTACTTCTTCTACGCGTTCCTGATCGACTTCTCGCTCGAGATGCTCGACCTCATCCACCGCATCTACGAGGCGGACGAGTCGTTCAAGAGCCTCGACTTCATGGTGCACACGCGCCTCTACGTCTCCCAGATCGTCGTACAGATCGGCCTCGGAACCCTCGTGCCCCTGGCGCTCCTCGCGCTGACGCAGCTCGTGCGCCTCTCCGAGCCGGCCCGGAAGACGTTCTATTCGATCGCCGGATCGCTCGCACTCGTCGGCATCTTCGCGATGCGCTGGAACGTCGTCATCGGCGGCCAGCTCTTCTCGAAGAGCTTCCTCGGCTACACGACCTACAAGATGGCTTTCGCGACGCGCGAGGGGCTGCTTCCCGCGATCGCGCTGCTCGTCCTCCCGTTCGTGATCCTGGCCGGCCTCATCGTCCTGCTGCCCCCGTGGGCGGAGGAGAAAAAGGCAGCCGAAGCGCCCGAAGCGGCGGCCTGA